A window of the Lactuca sativa cultivar Salinas chromosome 7, Lsat_Salinas_v11, whole genome shotgun sequence genome harbors these coding sequences:
- the LOC111891013 gene encoding probable WRKY transcription factor 31, with protein MGNFTLDTSEPLVLFNKTSRWNPFSMVPGGAAADVVAEGQDNRRNVLSEMDLFSTRNHSHNRVVVKKENFLGNDLDLNTGLNLVTMVSNRSKMGDDISTTGEDQTIDKLKDIQNELERMNIENQRLREMCLQVSNNYNALQTHFVTLMHQQEQEMRNENIQNLDQNANDHLSHDQVSVAVPRQFMELRQSTHDHLISRDSSSEEKTIDRDTKTIAREDTPDSDVWTSNKVPKLVVPENIEHTNDPTMRKVRVSVRARSEAPMISDGCQWRKYGQKMAKGNPCPRAYYRCTMAVGCPVRKQVQRWADDQTILVTTYEGTHNHPLPPAAVAMASTTSAAATMLLSGSTSSVDGFMNSNLLAQAIRPPNIATISASAPFPTITLDLTHPPNSTPIFEGYNNPAASQFAMPLQAFHQGGSGAMVYNQSRFSGLHLSNNELSNQVLQYQQTAPPQHHQSQPHASFGHSLSAATAAITADPNFTAALAAAITSIMGGNGSTISPKNEENNNREMG; from the exons GTGAGATGGATCTATTTTCTACAAGAAACCACAGTCATAATAGGGTTGTTGTGAAGAAGGAGAATTTTCTTGGGAATGATCTTGATCTAAAT ACCGGTTTGAATCTTGTTACGATGGTAAGTAATCGATCAAAGATGGGCGATGACATTTCAACCACTGGCGAAGACCAAACTATTGATAAG tTGAAAGATATACAAAATGAGTTAGAAAGAATGAACATCGAGAACCAAAGACTAAGAGAGATGTGCTTACAAGTTAGCAACAATTACAACGCCTTACAAACGCATTTTGTGACTCTAATGCATcaacaagaacaagaaatgaGAAATGAAAACATTCAAAATCTAGATCAGAATGCCAATGATCATCTTTCTCATGATCAAGTTTCAGTAGCAGTGCCAAGACAGTTCATGGAATTACGACAAAGTACTCATGATCATTTGATATCTCGTGATTCTTCATCAGAAGAAAAGACAATTGATAGAGACACCAAGACTATCGCTCGCGAAGATACCCCAGATTCAGACGTATGGACATCTAACAAAGTTCCCAAATTGGTTGTCCCCGAAAACATTGAACATACAAATGACCCAACAATGCGTAAAGTTCGTGTTTCAGTTAGGGCACGTTCAGAAGCACCAATG ATTTCTGACGGATGTCAATGGCGAAAGTATGGGCAAAAAATGGCAAAAGGGAACCCATGTCCACGAGCATACTACCGTTGCACGATGGCAGTGGGGTGCCCGGTTCGGAAACAAGTTCAAAGATGGGCTGATGATCAGACAATTTTAGTAACCACCTACGAAGGGACTCACAACCACCCACTGCCGCCAGCAGCAGTAGCAATGGCGTCAACTACATCAGCTGCAGCCACCATGTTGCTCTCTGGTTCAACCTCGAGTGTGGATGGTTTCATGAACTCTAACCTTTTGGCTCAGGCAATTCGACCACCCAATATCGCCACAATATCTGCCTCAGCCCCATTTCCTACGATTACATTAGACCTTACTCACCCTCCAAATTCAACTCCAATATTTGAGGGTTATAATAACCCTGCAGCATCACAATTTGCAATGCCATTACAAGCGTTTCACCAAGGTGGTAGTGGTGCCATGGTATACAACCAATCAAGATTTTCTGGTCTCCATTTATCTAACAACGAATTGTCCAATCAAGTGTTACAGTATCAGCAAACTGCACCACCGCAACACCACCAATCTCAGCCGCATGCATCATTTGGGCATTCACTTAGTGCTGCTACGGCTGCCATCACCGCTGATCCAAATTTCACTGCAGCCTTAGCTGCTGCGATCACATCGATTATGGGCGGTAATGGTAGCACCATCAGTCCCAAAAACGAGGAAAACAACAACCGTGAGATGGGGTGA